From the genome of SAR324 cluster bacterium, one region includes:
- a CDS encoding DUF4158 domain-containing protein, protein MVSTLLNILSINEQKTFENPPQFSGVERKQTFFLNQKLEDIASSMRTPTNQVGFVLQFGYFQAVNRFFPSSCYRSCKLTQ, encoded by the coding sequence GTGGTGAGTACACTACTCAATATTCTCAGTATAAACGAGCAAAAAACATTTGAAAATCCTCCCCAGTTTTCTGGTGTGGAGAGGAAGCAGACGTTTTTTCTCAATCAAAAGCTTGAAGATATTGCTAGCAGTATGCGGACACCCACGAACCAAGTAGGGTTTGTCTTACAATTTGGGTATTTTCAAGCGGTCAATCGGTTTTTTCCATCCTCTTGTTACCGGTCATGTAAACTGACCCAGTAG